In Candidatus Desulfofervidus auxilii, one genomic interval encodes:
- a CDS encoding glycosyltransferase family 4 protein, whose amino-acid sequence MKYSDYINWKTNKPRVVFIVKYFYPTKRISGILSFLYVLCDFLSKDLDIVVISAKTSKDEKRLYNHNGYKIIKINKLLYPIESALLTKKINPDLIFYFSGIARPILASFYFGLSRFILGKNKKILYCQCTHFFKKPNIITSWFFNSFDELIGTHPNIVKALQEVTNKPVSFIPPAIDANKLNEVKCKKVRNTYIGFFGHFHKGKGVDLLIKTFLKLPYENVKLILGGKDNKFLKSLKPLLNKNNRIKIYNYMDDIYSLINLCDFIVLPYRTSAYVLGISQTLLEAMYLGKPVIGSKTPCLDIIKSEYNGLIFRNENDLLSKMITLIQDHELLNMLSINAHKTISEDYTISLIGKKFLKLIYKKVTKNG is encoded by the coding sequence ATGAAGTATTCAGATTATATTAATTGGAAAACTAACAAGCCAAGAGTTGTATTCATTGTGAAATACTTTTATCCTACAAAACGTATTTCTGGTATCCTTAGTTTTTTATATGTTCTCTGTGATTTTTTATCTAAGGATTTAGATATTGTCGTAATATCGGCTAAAACTTCAAAGGATGAAAAAAGATTATACAATCATAATGGATACAAAATTATAAAAATAAATAAATTACTTTATCCTATAGAATCAGCTTTATTAACTAAAAAGATAAATCCTGATCTAATATTTTATTTTTCAGGTATAGCAAGACCTATATTAGCATCTTTTTATTTTGGACTTAGTAGATTTATATTAGGAAAAAACAAAAAAATTTTATATTGTCAGTGTACTCATTTCTTTAAGAAGCCAAATATTATCACAAGTTGGTTTTTCAACTCCTTTGATGAACTTATCGGAACTCACCCAAATATAGTGAAAGCATTACAAGAGGTAACGAATAAGCCCGTAAGTTTTATTCCACCAGCAATTGATGCAAATAAGTTAAACGAAGTCAAATGCAAGAAGGTCAGAAATACCTACATTGGTTTTTTTGGACATTTTCATAAGGGAAAAGGGGTAGATTTATTAATAAAAACTTTTTTAAAATTGCCCTATGAAAATGTTAAACTAATACTAGGAGGTAAAGATAACAAATTTTTAAAGTCATTAAAACCATTATTAAATAAAAATAATAGAATAAAAATCTATAATTACATGGATGATATTTATTCTTTAATAAACCTATGTGATTTTATCGTTTTGCCATACAGAACCTCTGCTTATGTTCTGGGGATTTCTCAAACTCTCTTAGAAGCTATGTATCTTGGTAAACCAGTTATAGGGTCTAAAACACCGTGTCTTGATATTATTAAATCTGAATATAATGGACTTATTTTTCGAAATGAGAACGATTTACTAAGTAAGATGATAACGCTTATCCAAGATCATGAGCTATTAAACATGTTATCAATCAATGCACATAAAACAATTAGTGAGGATTATACTATTTCTCTGATAGGGAAGAAATTTTTAAAA